The Uruburuella testudinis genome window below encodes:
- a CDS encoding pirin family protein, protein MIEHRPFSQLGAANHGWLDAKHHFSFAEYDDPQRMHWGNLRVWNDDTIAAGSGFAPHPHADMEIITYVRKGAISHQDSLGNQGRTEAGDVQVMSAGSGIRHSEYNLEDEATQIFQIWILPEQRGGAPAWGTQPFPKSDRAGQFVILASGIENDLADGAVLPIRTDARVAGATLKAGESLTYRFSDASRYGYLVPAAGDITVNGVALAARDGAAIHDETLLTITARSDAELVLVDSAG, encoded by the coding sequence ATGATCGAACACCGTCCGTTTTCGCAACTCGGTGCCGCCAACCACGGCTGGCTTGATGCCAAACACCATTTTTCATTCGCCGAATATGACGACCCGCAGCGTATGCACTGGGGCAATCTGCGGGTGTGGAACGATGACACCATCGCCGCCGGCAGCGGTTTTGCGCCGCACCCCCATGCCGATATGGAAATCATCACGTATGTGCGCAAGGGGGCGATTTCGCATCAAGACAGCCTCGGCAACCAAGGCCGCACCGAAGCGGGCGATGTGCAGGTGATGAGCGCCGGCAGCGGCATCCGCCATTCGGAATACAATCTGGAAGACGAAGCCACGCAGATTTTCCAAATCTGGATTTTGCCCGAACAGCGTGGCGGCGCGCCGGCGTGGGGCACGCAGCCGTTTCCGAAAAGCGACCGTGCCGGGCAGTTTGTGATCTTGGCCAGCGGTATAGAAAACGATTTGGCCGATGGCGCAGTGTTGCCGATCCGCACCGATGCCCGTGTGGCGGGGGCAACCTTGAAAGCCGGCGAAAGCCTGACGTATCGCTTTAGCGATGCCTCGCGTTACGGCTATCTGGTGCCGGCGGCGGGCGACATCACCGTGAACGGCGTGGCGCTGGCCGCACGCGACGGCGCCGCCATTCACGACGAAACACTGCTCACCATCACCGCCCGCAGCGATGCCGAATTGGTATTGGTAGACAGCGCCGGTTAA
- a CDS encoding DMT family transporter encodes MHGLFLALAIVSEVFGSSMLKLSDGFSRLWPSVGVVIGFGLAFYFLVLALKAIPLGTAYAVWAGVGLVLTVLVSLVFFGQKADAAGIFGIGLILAGVVVLNAFSSMGAH; translated from the coding sequence ATGCATGGGTTGTTTTTGGCGCTGGCGATTGTCAGCGAGGTTTTCGGCTCTTCGATGTTGAAATTAAGTGACGGTTTCAGCAGATTATGGCCGTCTGTCGGGGTGGTGATCGGCTTTGGTTTGGCGTTTTACTTTTTGGTGCTGGCATTAAAAGCCATTCCGCTCGGCACGGCTTATGCGGTTTGGGCAGGGGTTGGGCTGGTGTTGACGGTGTTGGTCAGCCTCGTGTTTTTCGGTCAGAAAGCCGATGCGGCGGGGATTTTCGGCATCGGGCTGATTTTGGCGGGCGTGGTGGTGCTGAATGCGTTTTCGAGTATGGGCGCGCATTGA
- a CDS encoding MarR family winged helix-turn-helix transcriptional regulator: protein MHHMDQLGALMAQISRQYDRWAKQHGINYNILAVFYTLAVQGPCTQKQIGESWQLPKQTVFSVCRQLHAQGYLSFGLSSRDKREKTLHFTAHGAAFALPIVEQMQAMERQLFENFGEQAGTRLIEEMHRFTDVLAQTMFADHQ from the coding sequence ATGCATCACATGGATCAACTCGGCGCGCTGATGGCGCAAATCAGCCGACAATACGACCGCTGGGCGAAGCAGCACGGCATCAATTACAACATCTTGGCAGTGTTCTACACCCTCGCCGTGCAAGGGCCGTGTACGCAGAAACAGATCGGCGAAAGCTGGCAGCTGCCCAAACAAACCGTGTTTTCCGTCTGCCGGCAACTGCACGCACAAGGCTATCTCAGCTTCGGCCTAAGCAGCCGCGACAAGCGCGAAAAAACCCTGCATTTCACCGCACACGGCGCCGCCTTCGCCCTGCCGATTGTCGAACAAATGCAGGCCATGGAGCGGCAGCTGTTCGAAAACTTCGGCGAACAAGCCGGCACACGGCTGATTGAAGAAATGCACCGCTTCACCGATGTCTTGGCGCAAACCATGTTCGCCGACCACCAATAA
- a CDS encoding DMT family transporter, whose translation MGWIYLIIAGCLEIGWPLGLKLAQQDGWRWQGALLAVAFMAASGFLLFLAQKTIPMGTAYAVWTGIGAVGAFVVGVLFLGDASTLGRWLGALLIVSGVVVMKLSSGH comes from the coding sequence ATGGGTTGGATTTACCTGATTATCGCCGGCTGCCTCGAAATCGGCTGGCCGCTGGGCTTGAAACTGGCACAACAAGACGGCTGGCGCTGGCAAGGCGCGCTGTTGGCAGTGGCGTTTATGGCCGCCAGCGGCTTTCTGCTGTTTTTGGCACAAAAAACCATTCCGATGGGCACCGCCTACGCCGTCTGGACCGGCATCGGCGCCGTCGGCGCCTTCGTGGTCGGCGTACTGTTTTTAGGCGACGCCTCCACCCTCGGCAGATGGCTCGGCGCCCTGCTGATCGTCTCCGGCGTGGTGGTGATGAAACTCAGCAGCGGCCATTGA
- a CDS encoding ArsR/SmtB family transcription factor, producing MTTDITDIFKTLSNEYRWQMLQWLKAPQVHFSGAEFSADALDDNGGVCVVAVTIKSGLAQSVVSGYLNALKQAGLVSARRSGKWTYYRYNAEAAADFLARLQQQL from the coding sequence ATGACCACAGACATCACCGACATCTTTAAAACCCTGTCCAACGAATACCGCTGGCAGATGCTGCAATGGCTGAAAGCGCCGCAGGTGCATTTTTCAGGGGCGGAATTCAGCGCCGACGCGCTCGACGACAATGGCGGGGTGTGCGTGGTGGCGGTGACGATTAAATCGGGGCTGGCGCAGTCGGTGGTGTCGGGCTATCTCAATGCCTTGAAACAGGCGGGGCTGGTGAGTGCCAGACGTTCGGGCAAGTGGACGTATTACCGCTATAACGCCGAAGCCGCCGCCGATTTTTTGGCACGTTTGCAGCAGCAGCTGTAA
- a CDS encoding DsbA family oxidoreductase, giving the protein MKIEMYSDYACPFCYIGKRQLEQALAQFEHADDVEIVHKAFELYPHAGDSVSNTTQGRIERKYGKSPTGAMQMIRGIEAMAAKAGLAMNYENVQNTNTFNAHRLTKLAHSLGKGDAMNERLFQAYFIENLPLANRDNLIRLAEAVGIAREQVENMLDSDAFAAETRADLAQAQQVGVQAVPFFVVDGQVSLAGSQPAAHFLSVLNQVWADSAQPLLQEGAACGVDGCR; this is encoded by the coding sequence ATGAAAATCGAAATGTATTCCGATTATGCCTGCCCGTTTTGCTATATCGGCAAACGCCAGTTAGAACAAGCCCTTGCGCAGTTTGAACACGCCGATGACGTGGAAATCGTGCATAAAGCGTTTGAGCTGTATCCGCACGCCGGCGACAGCGTGAGCAACACCACTCAAGGGCGGATTGAGCGCAAATACGGCAAAAGCCCGACAGGCGCAATGCAGATGATTCGCGGCATCGAAGCCATGGCGGCGAAAGCCGGGCTGGCGATGAATTATGAAAACGTGCAAAACACCAACACCTTCAACGCCCACCGTTTGACCAAATTGGCGCACAGCCTCGGCAAAGGCGATGCGATGAACGAGCGTTTGTTTCAGGCGTATTTTATTGAAAATCTGCCCTTGGCAAACCGTGACAACTTAATCCGCTTGGCCGAAGCGGTCGGCATTGCGCGCGAACAGGTGGAAAACATGCTCGATTCCGATGCTTTCGCCGCCGAAACCCGTGCCGATTTGGCGCAGGCACAGCAAGTGGGCGTACAGGCGGTGCCGTTTTTTGTGGTCGACGGCCAAGTGTCGTTGGCGGGTTCGCAACCTGCCGCCCACTTTTTATCGGTGTTGAACCAAGTTTGGGCCGATTCGGCACAGCCGTTGCTGCAAGAAGGCGCTGCCTGCGGAGTGGACGGATGCCGTTAA
- a CDS encoding alpha/beta hydrolase: MPLIPRAEPLLITPPAATACVIFLHGLTGSGFDFKPVAERLALRLPHTRFVLPHAPVRTVTWAGNQAVSAWYDLPGSHLRQSNFLQNEDEAGLSAATAYLHHLIDEQIAQGIDSRRLFIGGFSQGCALSLLAGLRYSAPLGGIFGLSGYLPLAAQWPQCHPANRHTPIFVGHGEQDQTITLAQISKGYALLAQERDFSFQRYPIGHQISAAEIDDLAAWLAARSA, from the coding sequence ATGCCGTTAATCCCCCGCGCCGAACCGCTGCTGATCACGCCGCCCGCCGCCACTGCTTGCGTGATTTTTCTGCACGGGCTGACCGGCAGCGGCTTCGATTTCAAACCCGTGGCCGAACGTTTGGCGCTCCGCTTGCCGCACACCCGCTTTGTGCTGCCGCACGCGCCCGTCCGCACGGTCACATGGGCGGGCAATCAGGCGGTGTCGGCATGGTATGACTTGCCGGGCAGCCATCTTCGCCAGAGCAATTTTTTGCAAAACGAAGATGAAGCCGGCTTGTCGGCAGCCACCGCCTATCTGCACCACTTGATCGACGAACAAATCGCACAAGGCATCGACAGCCGCCGCCTCTTTATCGGCGGTTTCTCGCAGGGCTGTGCGCTGAGTTTATTGGCAGGGCTGCGATATTCCGCCCCACTCGGCGGCATTTTCGGCTTATCGGGCTACCTGCCGCTGGCGGCGCAATGGCCGCAATGCCACCCCGCCAACCGCCACACGCCGATTTTTGTCGGGCATGGCGAGCAAGACCAAACCATCACCCTCGCCCAAATCAGCAAAGGCTACGCCCTGCTGGCGCAAGAACGGGATTTCAGCTTTCAGCGCTACCCCATCGGCCACCAAATTTCAGCCGCCGAAATCGATGACTTAGCGGCCTGGTTGGCGGCACGCTCGGCATAA
- a CDS encoding FMN-binding negative transcriptional regulator, producing the protein MYNPSTFRQTDFGELRRFMHAHPLATLVARTEAGLDAAHVPLLWADNGTDYGCLRGHFSRGNPIWKQALGGQNWLAVFQDAGHYISPNDYPSKQRDHKAVPTWNFQAVHAQGKLTLIEDSAAVKALLAAQTAQHEPDNGTAWQLSDAPDDYIHAQSKGVVCFELTIEKLEGKYKLSQNQRAENRQGVINGLQQLGTPAARRMAEQVAQYQPHDPEKQR; encoded by the coding sequence ATGTACAACCCGTCCACATTCCGACAAACCGACTTCGGCGAGCTTCGCCGTTTTATGCACGCCCACCCTTTGGCCACGCTGGTTGCCCGCACCGAAGCGGGGTTGGATGCCGCCCATGTTCCGCTGCTTTGGGCGGACAACGGCACCGATTACGGCTGTTTGCGCGGCCATTTTTCGCGCGGCAATCCGATTTGGAAACAGGCGCTCGGCGGGCAAAACTGGCTGGCGGTTTTCCAAGATGCCGGCCATTACATCAGCCCGAATGATTATCCGAGCAAACAGCGCGACCACAAAGCCGTGCCGACTTGGAATTTTCAGGCGGTGCATGCGCAAGGCAAATTAACCCTGATTGAAGATTCGGCGGCAGTCAAAGCCCTGTTAGCCGCCCAAACCGCGCAGCACGAACCCGACAACGGCACGGCGTGGCAGCTGAGCGACGCCCCCGACGATTACATTCATGCGCAAAGCAAAGGCGTTGTCTGCTTTGAGCTGACGATTGAAAAGTTGGAAGGAAAATATAAATTAAGCCAAAACCAACGTGCCGAAAACCGCCAAGGCGTAATCAACGGGCTACAGCAACTGGGCACACCCGCCGCCCGCCGCATGGCCGAACAAGTGGCGCAATATCAGCCGCACGACCCTGAAAAACAACGCTGA
- a CDS encoding LysR family transcriptional regulator yields MAKTSLVELQIVMAVAQQGGFRAAATALEMSPSALSHAVGQLEAKLGVRLFNRTTRSVTLSAAGQKFIERIKPALAEIEAAMVEAGDANSTLAGTLRINTAERAAQEMLQPVIIEYLRRYPHMQIDLVSDGRLIDIVADGFDAGFRLAEAVPQDMVSIPLGADIQIMAVCSPDYLAKHGRPQTPYDLYQHACIRYRFTSGKLFRWEFEHGGEQILIDAAGPLTLDSPLLMAEAALSGIGIAFVYEGYVRDYLADGRLVQLLGEWTPKYAGLCLYYPRQRHISAGLRAFIDLVKEVRSVFQTT; encoded by the coding sequence ATGGCAAAAACCAGCTTGGTTGAATTACAGATAGTGATGGCGGTGGCGCAGCAGGGCGGCTTTCGGGCGGCGGCGACGGCGCTGGAGATGTCGCCCTCGGCGCTCAGCCATGCGGTCGGCCAGCTGGAGGCAAAATTGGGCGTGCGCCTGTTTAACCGCACCACCCGCAGCGTGACCCTGTCGGCGGCGGGGCAGAAATTTATCGAGCGCATCAAACCGGCATTGGCTGAAATCGAAGCGGCGATGGTGGAGGCCGGCGATGCCAACAGCACGCTTGCCGGCACTTTGCGTATCAACACCGCCGAACGGGCGGCGCAGGAAATGTTGCAGCCGGTGATTATCGAATACCTGCGCCGCTATCCGCATATGCAGATTGATTTGGTGAGCGACGGGCGCTTGATCGACATTGTCGCCGACGGCTTCGATGCCGGCTTCCGCCTCGCCGAAGCCGTGCCGCAAGACATGGTGTCGATTCCGCTCGGGGCCGACATTCAGATTATGGCGGTGTGTTCGCCCGACTATCTGGCAAAACACGGCCGCCCGCAAACGCCGTATGATTTATACCAACACGCCTGTATCCGCTACCGCTTCACCAGCGGCAAGCTGTTTCGTTGGGAATTCGAGCACGGCGGCGAGCAGATTTTGATTGATGCCGCCGGCCCGCTCACCCTCGACAGCCCGCTGCTGATGGCGGAAGCGGCGCTGAGCGGCATCGGCATTGCGTTTGTGTATGAAGGCTATGTGCGTGATTATCTGGCGGACGGCAGGCTGGTGCAGCTGCTGGGCGAATGGACGCCGAAATACGCCGGGCTGTGTTTGTATTACCCGCGCCAACGCCACATCAGCGCCGGCCTGCGTGCTTTTATCGACTTGGTTAAAGAAGTGCGGTCGGTGTTTCAGACGACCTGA
- a CDS encoding SDR family NAD(P)-dependent oxidoreductase, giving the protein MTPKIWLITGASRGFGNIWAQAALARGDKVAATARNINALDELKQTYGETFLPLALDVTDREAVFAAVKAAQHHFGRLDVVLSNAGFGYMAAVEEAEMADVRATFETNVFGTLSLIQAALPILRAQGSGHILAVSSVAGLVAMPTSGIYEAAKFAVEGMVEALAAEVAQFGIRTTLIEPGGYATDFLSGTSLKTAPALAAYDPLRAELATMLTADRLGIPQASAAAILQVVDAPNPPLRLILGDLLPLVKDVYAKRIETWEAWDNVSRAALGR; this is encoded by the coding sequence ATGACACCAAAAATTTGGCTGATTACCGGCGCATCGCGCGGCTTCGGCAACATCTGGGCGCAAGCCGCCCTTGCCCGCGGCGATAAAGTCGCCGCCACCGCCCGCAACATCAACGCGCTGGACGAATTGAAACAGACCTACGGCGAAACCTTTTTACCGCTGGCATTAGACGTTACCGACCGTGAAGCGGTGTTTGCCGCCGTTAAAGCCGCCCAACACCATTTCGGCCGTTTGGACGTGGTGTTGTCGAATGCCGGCTTCGGCTATATGGCGGCGGTGGAAGAAGCGGAAATGGCCGATGTGCGGGCCACATTTGAAACCAATGTATTCGGCACGCTGTCGCTGATTCAGGCGGCACTGCCGATTTTGCGGGCGCAAGGCAGCGGCCATATTCTGGCGGTCAGCAGCGTGGCCGGCTTGGTGGCAATGCCGACATCGGGCATTTACGAAGCCGCCAAATTTGCGGTGGAAGGCATGGTGGAAGCGTTGGCGGCGGAAGTGGCGCAGTTCGGCATCCGCACCACCTTGATCGAGCCGGGCGGCTATGCCACCGATTTTCTGAGCGGCACGTCGTTAAAAACCGCCCCGGCACTGGCGGCTTACGACCCGCTGCGTGCCGAACTTGCCACCATGCTCACCGCCGACCGGCTCGGCATACCGCAAGCCAGTGCAGCGGCGATTCTGCAAGTGGTCGATGCGCCCAACCCGCCGCTGCGGCTGATTTTGGGCGACCTGCTGCCGTTGGTGAAAGACGTCTACGCCAAACGCATCGAAACTTGGGAAGCCTGGGACAACGTTTCCCGTGCGGCATTGGGCAGATAA
- a CDS encoding SDR family NAD(P)-dependent oxidoreductase encodes MTQKYFITGASGGLGIELVKKALNQGHTVVAAVRKPAALAALAEQYGKRLIIEQLDVTRLDTLAAAAAKHPDTDVLINNAGGAILGAMEELSDEQVQQQLNLNLLAPIYLTRAFLPAMRAKKHGVIVYITSVGGRVSFAGGAMYHTAKFGLEGFAETMAQELADFGINTLIVEPGSMQTDFIHNLNWSEESEAYRDSAVGQMRRYIRQYGSDNIAGDPVKIAAVIDDLIRMPQPPLRTALGTDTFSTLQQAYSRQLDELEAQQDLAKSVAFEGKTGFTPNA; translated from the coding sequence ATGACACAAAAATACTTTATCACCGGCGCATCAGGCGGCTTGGGCATCGAATTGGTTAAAAAAGCCCTCAACCAAGGTCACACCGTGGTGGCGGCAGTACGCAAACCGGCTGCGTTGGCGGCCTTAGCCGAACAATACGGCAAACGCTTGATTATCGAACAGTTGGACGTGACCCGCCTCGACACCCTCGCCGCAGCCGCCGCCAAACACCCCGACACCGACGTGCTGATCAACAATGCCGGCGGGGCGATTTTGGGGGCGATGGAAGAATTGAGCGACGAGCAGGTGCAGCAGCAGTTGAACCTGAACCTGCTGGCGCCGATTTACCTCACCCGTGCATTTTTACCGGCGATGCGTGCCAAAAAACACGGCGTGATTGTCTACATCACCAGCGTCGGCGGGCGGGTATCGTTTGCCGGCGGCGCCATGTATCACACCGCCAAATTCGGCTTGGAAGGCTTTGCCGAAACCATGGCGCAAGAGTTGGCAGACTTCGGCATCAACACCTTGATTGTCGAACCCGGTTCGATGCAAACCGATTTTATTCACAATCTGAACTGGTCTGAAGAATCCGAAGCCTACCGCGACAGCGCCGTCGGGCAAATGCGCCGTTATATCCGGCAATACGGCTCGGACAACATCGCCGGCGATCCGGTGAAAATCGCCGCCGTCATTGATGATTTAATCCGAATGCCGCAGCCGCCGCTGCGCACCGCACTGGGCACAGACACCTTCAGCACCCTGCAACAGGCCTACAGCCGCCAGCTCGACGAGCTCGAAGCACAGCAGGACTTGGCAAAATCAGTGGCGTTTGAGGGCAAAACCGGCTTTACCCCGAATGCCTGA
- a CDS encoding aldehyde dehydrogenase family protein has translation MKILDKIYINGEFVTPHGTDTLTLNSPLNGEPLTQVRLADGLDTVNAVAAAKAALKTFSQTTKETRIGHLKSMHAVLKRRRNELISVMIEEYGCPLRFTTLLIDGAIDDFNNMAELLEHYDFTPRVGDSQVRLQPVGVVGVIVPWNSSNGFIATKVSAAIAAGCTCVVKPSELSARQTALMMECFHEAGLPKGVVNILNGTGALVGTEITENPDIAKITFTGSTAVGKIIAAGAVETMKRVTLELGGKSANIILDDADFAAAIPQALSACYINSGQACIAATRLLVPASRLDEVNRLISAAVGAIKVGNPAEADTAVGPMVSQTQYARVQDYIRLGIEEGATLLAGGLGKPEGLEDGNFVKATVFTDVRNDMRIAQEEIFGPVLCVIPYQDEADAVAIANDSPYGLAAYITAADKQRAYRLAAQIDAGRVCINGAFHDPLAPFGGFKQSGYGREFGVYGLDAYLEPKAIIG, from the coding sequence ATGAAAATACTCGACAAAATCTATATCAACGGCGAATTTGTGACCCCGCACGGCACCGACACGCTGACCCTGAACAGCCCGCTGAACGGCGAACCGCTGACCCAAGTGCGGTTGGCCGACGGGCTTGACACCGTCAATGCGGTTGCCGCCGCCAAAGCCGCCCTGAAAACCTTTTCCCAAACCACAAAAGAAACACGTATCGGCCATCTGAAAAGCATGCATGCGGTGCTGAAACGCCGCCGCAACGAGCTGATCAGCGTGATGATCGAAGAATACGGCTGTCCGCTGCGATTCACCACGCTGCTGATCGACGGTGCGATTGATGATTTCAACAACATGGCCGAACTGCTCGAGCACTACGATTTCACCCCGCGCGTGGGCGATTCGCAAGTGCGGTTGCAGCCGGTGGGCGTGGTCGGCGTGATTGTGCCGTGGAATTCCAGCAACGGCTTTATCGCCACCAAAGTATCGGCCGCCATCGCCGCCGGCTGCACCTGCGTGGTCAAACCGAGCGAGCTGAGCGCCCGCCAAACTGCACTGATGATGGAATGCTTTCACGAAGCCGGGCTGCCCAAAGGCGTGGTAAATATCCTCAACGGCACCGGCGCACTGGTCGGCACAGAAATCACCGAAAACCCCGACATCGCCAAAATCACCTTCACCGGCTCCACCGCCGTCGGCAAAATCATCGCCGCCGGCGCAGTGGAAACCATGAAACGGGTGACGCTGGAGCTGGGCGGCAAATCAGCCAACATCATCTTGGACGATGCCGATTTCGCCGCTGCCATTCCGCAAGCCCTGTCTGCCTGTTACATCAACAGCGGTCAAGCCTGTATTGCCGCCACCCGCCTGCTGGTACCGGCATCGCGTTTAGACGAGGTTAACCGCCTCATCAGCGCAGCCGTCGGCGCCATCAAAGTCGGCAACCCCGCCGAAGCCGACACCGCCGTCGGGCCGATGGTGAGCCAAACGCAATATGCGCGGGTGCAAGACTATATCCGTCTCGGTATTGAAGAGGGCGCCACGCTGCTCGCCGGCGGTTTGGGCAAACCTGAAGGCTTGGAAGACGGCAATTTTGTCAAAGCCACTGTGTTTACCGATGTGCGCAACGATATGCGCATTGCACAAGAAGAAATTTTCGGGCCGGTGTTGTGCGTTATCCCCTATCAGGACGAAGCCGATGCGGTTGCCATTGCCAACGACAGCCCCTACGGCTTGGCTGCCTACATCACCGCCGCCGACAAACAGCGTGCCTACCGCCTCGCTGCGCAAATCGATGCCGGCCGGGTGTGCATCAACGGCGCTTTCCACGACCCGCTCGCCCCGTTCGGCGGCTTCAAACAATCCGGCTACGGGCGTGAATTCGGCGTATATGGCCTTGACGCCTATCTGGAACCGAAAGCGATTATCGGCTGA